The Helianthus annuus cultivar XRQ/B chromosome 11, HanXRQr2.0-SUNRISE, whole genome shotgun sequence region ctagttagtttatttatattttttaatttattcaCTACACAATTGTATTATAAGAATTTtgtattttcggggtgttacaagtccacccccttaaaaagggtttcgtccccgaaaccagaGTACGTACCGGATAGTGTAGGGTAGAGAtgtcgcatctcctcttcggactcccaaGTAGTGTCCGAACCCTTCTTATGCTCCCACTTGATCTTGACTTGATCGATTTGTTTGTTACGCAAGTGCTTAACCTTTCGGTCTAAAATCTCCAATGGCCTTACCGCATAATTCAGGctattatccacctcgatatcgtcGTAATGGATATAAGCTGTTTCCTCCGCTAGACATTTCCGCAATTGCGACACATGAAACATGCCATGTATCCTACACAACTCTTCTGGCAGCTCGAGGCGATAAGCCACCTTGCCAACCCGTTCGATGATTTTAAATGGCCCGATAAACCTCGGGCTTAGTTTCCCCTTTTTCTGAAACTGATaacgcccttccatggggaaacttttagcataaccATATCGCCTATCTGAAATTCAATCGGTCTTCGTCTTTTGTCGGCATAAGACTTTTGTCTATCCTGGGCGGCTTTCAAATGGGCTCGCACCACTTCAATTTTCTCATTAGTGGCTTGAACTATGTCTTTATGTGCCAATTCATGTGgtcccacttcaccccaacacacTGGGGtcctacactttctaccatataccATCTCGTAAGGGGCCATGCCGATACTcgaatggtaactattgttatatgaaaattcggcCAATGGTAAATaaacatcccaacttccaccgaaGTCGATGATACATGCTCGTAACATATCCTCTAGcgtctgtattgttctttcactctgcccatccgtctgaggatggtaggtggtgctaatgaagagttttgttcccatctgttcttgaaaatctcgccaaaaatttgaagtaaaccgggtatctctatCCGACACAATGGATACTGGTACTCCGTGACGTGCCACTATTTCGTTTGTATATACCTCAGACATCTTTCCAAAGTATATGTTTCACGTATAGGAATAAAATGTGCACTCTTCGTCAATctatccacaatcacccatatgGCGTCGAATCCCCGAATCGTTTTaggtagtttggtcaataggtccatagtgatatgttcccatttccaaaccgggatctcCAAAGGTTGCAGTTTTCCATATGGTTTCTGGTGTTCCGtcttgacttgtaaacaagtcaagcACTTCTCCACGTATTTTACCACATccctcttcattccgggccaccaatagttttgtttcagATCATTGTACATCTTGATCGCacccggatgaatagaatatcgggatttatgagcttcatcaagtagaagcatCTTCACCCCACAAgtatttggaacccatattcttccggatcgagtcttcaacccgttCTTTCCATTCGACAAGTCTTTTAACTGACCGATTATTCATTCCTTCTTCCAATTTTCCTCTTTCGCTGCTACTACTTGCGCTTCTCggatacgttcaagtatacccgaggtcaccACAAGCTGCATCGACCTCACTCGTATTGGGACATAGTCCGCCTTTCTGCTTAgagcatccgccaccacatttgcctttccaggatggtagtgtatttcacagtcgaaatccttcaccgtttctAACCATCGCCtctgtcgcatatttaactccttctgatcgaagaagtattttaagctcttgtgatcggtgaatatggtgcactttaccccatacaaatagtgtctctaTATTTTTAACGCAAACACCACCGCAGCTAATTCGAGATCATGCGTGGGATATTTCTTTTCATGTATCTtaaattgcctcgaggcataagctataactttgccccgttgcatcagaACACATCCTAGCCCCGATAACGAggcatccgaataaaccaccaagtcctcgactccgtccggcaatgttaataccggagcttgagttaacttcTCTTTTAGCGTCTGAAACACCCTTTCTTGTTCAacaccccaaatgaacttttcttccttccgggttaactttgttagtggcgacgcaatcttggagaaatcttgaatgaatctcctatagtaccccgcaagccctaagaagcttctaatttccgaagggttcttcgggggattccatttCGACACGACCTCgatctttgacggatctaccaaTATTCCATCGGCACATATGATGTGgccaaggaattgcacctctcgtaaccaaaaggcacacttagagaatttcgcatACAACCTTTCTCGTCTAAGTGTCTCTAACACCTCTTGTAGGTGGTGTGCATGTTgagcttcacttttcgaatacaccaaaatatcatcgataaatacgatGACCGATTTATCCagcattggcttgcaaacccggttcatgaggtccatgaaagccgcgggtgcgtttgtcagcccaaatgacatcaccaggaactcgtaatgtccgtatcgtgtgcggaaagccgtcttcggcacatcttcctccttgacctttagttggtgataccccgatctaaggtcaatttttgaaaaccagttcgcaccttgtaattggttgAATAGATCATCTATCCTCGGaagcgggtatcggttctttaccgtgagtttgtttaactcctggtaatcgatacacatgcgcatgcttccgtctttctttttTCACGAAcagtaccggtgcgccccaaggagacacactcagccttatgaatcctttgtcGAGCATGTCTTGAATCtgggacatcaactcttgtaattccgacggcgcgagtcggtacggtgctttagctacgggttttgcgcccggaatcaattcgatcccgaactctacttcccgttcgggcggtatccccggtaaatcttccggaaacacatcttCGTAGTCccgtactaccggtacatcttcAATCTTCAGTGATTCCTTCTCGGGCTCATTCGCGTATATCATAAATGCCTTGCATCCATGCTTCataagcttgtgagctttcaacatcGAGCATATTATGGGGTTACCTCCTTTTTCGCCTTAGATAGTGACGTGTCtcccgctcggagatgttagctttatctccttacgaaaacacacgacctttgcgtggtgctgagatagccaatacatcccaacgactacttgaaatgtcacaccctgactcttgcggaagcgtgattatggtgtgactttctggttatcattgcattcaaccatatcaatcaactatatgataaaaccaaagattttccatccataaaatgagtttaaaacataacaacattgtctaaaacgtagacttcaaatttaagttttacaaaccataaGAGTTGTGTAAAAGTTcactaaggactcgtcaaaagatattagttgtaaacaaagtttggaagacgtgtctcgtccaggattacgacacactgaccaaacccaaagaccatggatgacatctttatacttaacatgacttgaaactccaacgcccaccagatccatacttaatttcctgaaatacatgtagtttgaaaaacatcaacaaaagttgagcgagttcatgtatatgtgtatgaataagcctttaaagtatgtctgtatgaatgtatgtccctggtatgtagcgaTAAGGAAAaatagatcaattaatgtgtagctaatagaataataagtgacatggcctaggaagcactcaaacctgtatgcgtatttcgtaccggcccctccggccgaacgacatagtcaccacatgcagccagcTCGCAGGcgcatgggtggggctcgcaacacccaatagatctatcactcatgcccctcggtccttatacaaggattaatggtcttaagacaATAGCCTACCCACtcacgtgatctagcagtacattccttagctaatcataccatgtataaaacgtttataattaacatgtatttcacccccgaagttgtaaaactgaaaacagttaaaagaaaagggggacatgaactcgcAGTATTGtgtcttcagtatgtgtaacccaagtctcctcagcaaACATGACTACCTACactgtactaacgtctattagacgaacgggccgtgcctttgattagtatgaaggtttttgagttacgttcttgtgttcccaatattattccaagttataattattagttgttaaaataataaatattttaacttgaatttttggaataatttgttaaacaatattCTTGTAGTAATACTTCTCatgtatttgtattcgtatttccttcccaaggatggggtaatTTAGACGTGT contains the following coding sequences:
- the LOC110888508 gene encoding uncharacterized protein LOC110888508, which translates into the protein MEGRYQFQKKGKLSPRFIGPFKIIERVGKVAYRLELPEELCRIHGMFHVSQLRKCLAEETAYIHYDDIEVDNSLNYAVRPLEILDRKVKHLRNKQIDQVKIKWEHKKGSDTTWESEEEMRHLYPTLSGDNGNLMDGGQASS